The Daphnia carinata strain CSIRO-1 chromosome 2, CSIRO_AGI_Dcar_HiC_V3, whole genome shotgun sequence genome has a segment encoding these proteins:
- the LOC130686486 gene encoding protein lin-7 homolog C-like: MMATTTINEQLSLDKDINRAVELLEKLMKSGEVPTAKLSALHKVLQSDFLRAVREVYEHVYETVEMGGSPDVRASATAKATIAAFAASEGHAHPRVVELPKTDEGLGFNVMGGREQNSPIYISRIIPGGVADRHGGLKRGDQLLSVNGVSVEGENHEKAVELLKAAHGSVKLVVRYTPKILEEMEMRFDKQRTTRRRQPY; the protein is encoded by the exons ATGATGGCAACTACGACTATAAACGAGCAGTTATCTCTGGACAAAG atataaATCGAGCTGTGGAACTGTTggaaaaattaatgaaaa GTGGGGAAGTTCCAACGGCAAAACTGTCTGCTTTACACAAGGTGTTGCAGAGTGACTTTCTTAGAGCTGTTAGGGAAGTCTATGAACATGTTTATGAGACCGTAGAGATGGGAGGCTCCCCTGATGTGCGTGCTTCTGCCACAGCCAAAGCTACAATTGCAGCCTTTGCTGCAAGTGAAGGTCATGCTCATCCACGAGTTGTAGAGCTTCCCAAAACTGATGAAGGCCTTGGATTCAATGTCATGGGAG gaAGAGAGCAAAATTCACCTATTTACATATCAAGAATCATCCCTGGAGGTGTGGCAGACAGACATGGGGGTCTCAAACGTGGAGACCAATTGCTCTCTGTGAATGGAGTG TCTGTAGAGGGTGAAAATCATGAGAAGGCTGTAGAACTGCTCAAAGCTGCTCATGGCTCAGTGAAATTAGTTGTTCGCTACACACCAAAAATATTAGAAGAGATGGAAATGCGTTTCGATAAACAAAGAACAACTCGGCGAAGACAAccatattaa